The Natronosporangium hydrolyticum nucleotide sequence AGCTCATCGCCGACCACCAGGTCGGAGATCCGGACCGGGACGACTTCGCCGCCGGCCCCGATCCGCTCCGCCTGGTCCGGCAACAGCTCTGCGAGCGCCGCCAGCGCACCTTGCGCCTGCCCGATCGCGCGCATCTCCAACCAGTGACCCAGCAGCATGATCACGATCAGCAGGGAGAGTTCCCACCACACCTCCACGTCGAACAGGCCGAGGGTGGCGGCCCAGCTGGCGACGAACCCGACGGTGATGGCCATGCCGATGAGCAGCATCATGCCGGGGCGGCGCGCCCGGGCCTCGGCGACCGCGCCGGTGAGGAAGGGCCGACCGCCGTACAGGTAGATCACCGTGCCGAGGATCGGGGCGACCCATTCGACTCCCGGGAACGTCAGCTGGTAGCCGAACCACTCCATGATCATGTGGCTGGTGGCGACGATCGGGACGGTGAGCAGCAGCGAGACCCAGAACCGCTGCGCGAACATCGCCGGGCTGTGTCCGGCGTGCTTGTCGGGTTCGTGCTGCTGGTCGTGGCCGGCCGGCGGGTGGTCGGCTGCCGGCGGGTGTGAGTGGTGGGTCATGAGCACCTCCTCCGCGACAATACCCCCTAGGGGTAAGGGGTACCAGTCACCGCTCCGATGGGGCCGGAGATCCCGTCCCCACCGGCGCCGTTGGGCTAGTCTCCGGAACCATGTACGGCGAGCGCGGACACGGTGAGCACATGGGTGGCGTGTTGGGCGGTCGGCGGCGGCGCGGCCCGGCGCCGGAGCTGCCGGCCGACCCCGGTCTGGTGGTGGAGGACGCGGAGTCCGGATTCTGCGGCGCGGTGGTCGGCTTCGAGGCCAGCGCGGTGATCCTGGAAGACCGGCACGGCGGGCGCCGACTCTTTCCGCTGTTGCCGGCGGCGTTCCTGGTCGACGGCGAGCCAGTCACCCTGCGCCGCCCCACCGCGGCGGCCCCCACCACCACCCGGCGTACCGCCTCCGGCTCGATCGCGGTCGCCGACGCGCCCGCGCAGGTCGCCCGGGCCAGCCGGATCTGGGTGGAAGGGATCCACGACGCTGCGCTGCTGGAGCGGATCTGGGGCGACGACCTGCGGATCGAAGGGGTAGTGGTGGAGCCCCTCGACGGCATCGACGACCTCGCGGCCGAGGTGGCGGCGTTCCAGCCCGGACCGGCGCGCCGGCTCGGGGTGCTGGTCGACCATCTCGTGCCTGGTTCGAAGGAGAGCCGGGTCGTCGCCACCATCACCTCCCCGTACGTCCTGGTGACCGGCCACCCGTACGTGGATGTGTGGCAGGCGGTCAAGCCGGACCGGGTGGGGATCCGGCAATGGCCGCAGGTGCCGCTCGGCCAACCGTGGAAGGAAGGCGTCTGCCGCGCGCTCGGGGTCGGCGAACCCGCCGAGCTGTGGCGACAGATCCTCGCCCGGGTGGACAGCTTCTACGATGTCGAGACACCGTTGATCAACGCGGTGGAGCGGCTCATCGACTTCGTCACCGAACCGGCCGGGTGACGCCCGGTCAACGACCCGAGCGCAGCAGCACCGTCGTCGGTAGCTCCTCCGCGGTCAGCGCCTGCCGGTGCCGCGCCAGCGCCTCCCGTACCCGCTGCCGGGCCCCCCGGATGTCGGCCGTGGCGACCAGCGTCGCCGAGACCCACACCCGCGGCTGCGAAGGCCGACCAGTAATGGTCGCCTGGGCCTGCCGGATATCCGGGCTGTCGGTCAGATCGGCCTCGAGCGCGCCGGTCACTGCCCGGGTCGGCACCGTGGTGGTGCCGTGGCGGGTGTCCGGCTCCAGCCGCAGCGACCGCAGGCTGCCCTGATTCAACTGGCTCAGCAGCCACCCCAGGGCCAGCAGCGCCACCACCACCGAGGCCACCGCCACCAGCACCCAGAACCAGGTGTTGTCGGTGGTCAGCTCCCGGATTCGGGGGCCGCCGACCGCGTCGGTGGCCGGGCCGAGTACGCCCGGCAGCAGGTTCAGCGCCCGGGCGAGCACCGCCAGCGCCGCCACCAGCAGCACCGCGCCAGTGATCGCCAGGCCGGTCCGGTTCCGGCCGGCGGCATGTCGCTCCATCAGCAGCTCACTCCTCCCGATACCGGAGATCCACCCGGATCCGGGGCGGACGGAGCAACCGGAACTGGGCGAGCCGGTCG carries:
- the amaP gene encoding alkaline shock response membrane anchor protein AmaP; the encoded protein is MERHAAGRNRTGLAITGAVLLVAALAVLARALNLLPGVLGPATDAVGGPRIRELTTDNTWFWVLVAVASVVVALLALGWLLSQLNQGSLRSLRLEPDTRHGTTTVPTRAVTGALEADLTDSPDIRQAQATITGRPSQPRVWVSATLVATADIRGARQRVREALARHRQALTAEELPTTVLLRSGR
- a CDS encoding DUF3097 domain-containing protein translates to MGGVLGGRRRRGPAPELPADPGLVVEDAESGFCGAVVGFEASAVILEDRHGGRRLFPLLPAAFLVDGEPVTLRRPTAAAPTTTRRTASGSIAVADAPAQVARASRIWVEGIHDAALLERIWGDDLRIEGVVVEPLDGIDDLAAEVAAFQPGPARRLGVLVDHLVPGSKESRVVATITSPYVLVTGHPYVDVWQAVKPDRVGIRQWPQVPLGQPWKEGVCRALGVGEPAELWRQILARVDSFYDVETPLINAVERLIDFVTEPAG